From the Flavobacterium galactosidilyticum genome, one window contains:
- a CDS encoding DUF6642 family protein translates to MDQDKFIFCLEAVPDVEIQTTTEVVKHLEQLAFDQGITSIYKTCDTIEGLEESLGALLYDDHNFKDYEIIYLVMQGQENTICIHDYYYRLEEIAELFEGKMKGKIVHFANEKVLDLSAEEAQYFLDITGARAISGYGAAFANLSSIHLDKLFFHLCQDETDLITIVEDLHHKQYALCKLLDFRLYY, encoded by the coding sequence ATGGATCAGGATAAATTTATTTTCTGTCTCGAAGCCGTACCTGACGTAGAAATTCAAACTACTACCGAAGTAGTCAAACACTTAGAACAATTAGCTTTTGATCAAGGCATTACAAGCATCTATAAAACTTGTGATACTATTGAAGGACTAGAAGAAAGCTTAGGTGCTTTACTATATGATGATCATAATTTTAAGGATTATGAAATTATATACTTAGTGATGCAAGGTCAAGAAAACACTATTTGCATTCACGATTACTATTATAGGTTAGAGGAAATAGCGGAACTATTTGAAGGCAAAATGAAAGGCAAAATTGTGCATTTTGCAAATGAAAAAGTATTAGACTTAAGCGCAGAAGAAGCTCAATATTTTTTAGACATAACTGGCGCACGCGCTATATCGGGTTATGGAGCTGCATTTGCTAACTTAAGTAGCATTCATCTGGATAAACTTTTTTTTCATTTATGCCAAGATGAAACTGATTTAATAACAATAGTCGAAGATTTACATCATAAACAATATGCCCTTTGCAAACTTCTTGACTTCAGACTGTATTATTAA